The following is a genomic window from Verrucomicrobiia bacterium.
CTCGCGCCCGAAGGTGGCGACATTGAGCTGGCCGCCGCACCGCGCGACATCCTCGAGATCGTCGAGGGACAGGCGGAGGATGCCGCGGTTGGAGCCAAGCCAGAGATGCCCAAGGTCGTCGGGAAGGATCTGGGAGATCACCTCGTTGGGGAGCCCTTGTGCCGCGGTGAAGGCGTCGATGCGGTCCCCCTGGAGGCGGGCCAGGCCACGATCGGTGCCGACCCAGAGGGTGCCCGACGCATCGCGATGGAGGGTGCGGACGACATCCGAAGGCAGCCCGTCGTGCCGGGAACGTCGGATGGAGCGAACGGGGATGTCCACGCCCGCGGCACGGGTTGCCCGGGCCCGCTGGTCCGGGGAGAGGTGAAGCAGGCCGCCGCCCCCGGTCCCAACCCAGAGGCCGCGCCGCCCATCGTCGAGGAGCGAGGTCACCGGATGCGACCCTGACAGACCTTCCAGCCGGACGGAATGGAACGTGCCCTCGTGAAACCACAGAACTCCCCGGAACGCGGTCCCGACCCAGAGGCCCCGATCGGGATCGGGGAGGAGGGCGGTCACCGGTTCGTCGTGGTGGCGCTGGGCAAGGACGAAGTGGGCGATGTCACGACCGTGGAGGCGGAACAGACCGCCGCCCCAGGTACCGATCCACAGGGCGCCGTCGGGAGCCGGGGCCAGGGACCAGACGCATTCGTTGTCGAGGAGGTAGTTGGGTTGGTACGGGGCGAAGTGCCCTTGGCGGCCGACGCTGAGCCCGCCGCAATTCGAGCCCACCCAAATGGCGCCGTCGGTGTCTTCGATGAGCGACATCACGGTGTTGTGGGAAAGTCCGTCGCGGGTGGTGAGGGTGGTCAGGCGGCGGGGTTTGAGACGGTTGAGACCACCCCCGACCGTGCCGATCCACAGATTGCCCTCGCGATCCTCGAAGAGGCTGCGGATGGAATTGTCGGAAAGCCCCTCCTGGGTGGTGATGGAAAGAAACCTGCCGTCCCGCCAACGGCGCAGGCCGCCATTGGCGGTGCCCACCCAGACGTCGCCGTTGCGGGTCTCGAGGATCTCCCAGACGCTGTTGAGCAGATGGCCGGGTTGTTCGGGATGGATGCGAACGACGTCCGCACCGGGATCGACGGAGGCGAGATAGTTGTTGGCCCCGCCGAACCAGAGCCGGCCGCTGGGGCCGCGATGCAGGGCGAACATGCTGGTGAACTGCCCCGGTTCACCGGTGACCGTCGGACGTTCGAGCATGGCCCCACGACCGACAGCGATGGACGAATGGACAATGCACCAGGCGGAGTCCTCGACCGGGACGATCCTCGAGACCGAAGGGGAATCAAAGCTGCCACCGCCCGGGCCCGGCACCCAATGCGACCCATCCCGGATGAGGATGCCGCCGGCGGTGCCGACCCAGAGCCGGCCGCGGGGATCCTCGGCGAGGGACAGGACCCGGTCGGAAGGCAATCCTTGGTCCTGGGTCCAGCGGGTGAAAGCGCCATGCTGAAGGCGCACGAGCCCGCCGCCCTCGGTGCCGATCCAGAGGGCGCCGTGACGGTCGTGGAGCAGGGCAAGGACCCGCGGATCGGGCAGGCCGGCATCGCGGTCGAGCACGAAGAACCGGATGCCGTCGAAGCGGACCAGCCCGTTCAAGGTGCCGAGCCAGAGGTAGCCGTCCGGTCCCTGGGACAGCGCCGTGACGGTATTGCCGGGGAGGCCGTCGGAAGTCTGCCAGCGGTCGATGGTGTACTCAGGCGACGGATGTTCGATGTCGGCCGGAAGTCCGGAGGCGGTGGGCACGAACCGATGCGTGAACTGGCGTGCCACAGGCGCCAGCCAGGCGTCGGTGGGATCGCCGGGCAACGGTTCCCGATCGGCCGATGACGCCACAACCGTCCAGTCGCTGCCGTCCAGGGAGACTTCGATGACGTAGTCGGTGGCCAGGCGGTCCACGAATTTCCCTTCGCGGTCGCGGCTCCACACCAGGCGATGGAGGATCGCGG
Proteins encoded in this region:
- a CDS encoding ATP-binding protein → MRRPTFHRLLALGLAGCVLLAPWPGSAALREPVHPRRTVEEFPPVPARHIRFTIHATNWGEPGFDAIEIYGPDDETRNLALAAHGGRATASGTLPGYAIHELAGINDGRYGNGRCWIADRREGAWVRIELPQPAILHRLVWSRDREGKFVDRLATDYVIEVSLDGSDWTVVASSADREPLPGDPTDAWLAPVARQFTHRFVPTASGLPADIEHPSPEYTIDRWQTSDGLPGNTVTALSQGPDGYLWLGTLNGLVRFDGIRFFVLDRDAGLPDPRVLALLHDRHGALWIGTEGGGLVRLQHGAFTRWTQDQGLPSDRVLSLAEDPRGRLWVGTAGGILIRDGSHWVPGPGGGSFDSPSVSRIVPVEDSAWCIVHSSIAVGRGAMLERPTVTGEPGQFTSMFALHRGPSGRLWFGGANNYLASVDPGADVVRIHPEQPGHLLNSVWEILETRNGDVWVGTANGGLRRWRDGRFLSITTQEGLSDNSIRSLFEDREGNLWIGTVGGGLNRLKPRRLTTLTTRDGLSHNTVMSLIEDTDGAIWVGSNCGGLSVGRQGHFAPYQPNYLLDNECVWSLAPAPDGALWIGTWGGGLFRLHGRDIAHFVLAQRHHDEPVTALLPDPDRGLWVGTAFRGVLWFHEGTFHSVRLEGLSGSHPVTSLLDDGRRGLWVGTGGGGLLHLSPDQRARATRAAGVDIPVRSIRRSRHDGLPSDVVRTLHRDASGTLWVGTDRGLARLQGDRIDAFTAAQGLPNEVISQILPDDLGHLWLGSNRGILRLSLDDLEDVARCGGQLNVATFGREEGLDGVECTGGFHPAGLKARDGTLWFSTVRGIVRVDPARFEPNRLPPPVLIERVLVDGHDGALPGDFLSSGSRADARRIEPGARRIEFHFTALSLVSPERNRFRYRLAGLEAAWVESGAQRVAAYTRVPPGRYRFEVQACNADGVWNLAGTGLDLRVLPPFWAQGWFLALTGGLALAVGGWSVRTWSLRKIRHQLETLERQHGLEKERARIARDIHDDLGSTLTQISLLTELARRRRRSPDDVETHLQQISEASREMVQAMDAIVWAVNPRNDSLDHLANYISQFAVSLFRLTPIRCRLDVPAHLPELPLPTEARHHLFLATKEALHNVVRHAQATEVRLRLAVEQGDFVIAVEDNGRGLTRRPDTGVPTHPGRSEPNRNGEGDGLRNIRQRLDEIGGRLAVRPHPEGGLALEFRLRLPGFPNLP